In Escherichia ruysiae, a genomic segment contains:
- the aspA gene encoding aspartate ammonia-lyase, which produces MSNNIRIEEDLLGTREVPADAYYGVHTLRAIENFYISNSKISDIPEFVRGMVMVKKAAAMANKELQTIPKSVANAIIAACDEVLNNGKCMDQFPVDVYQGGAGTSVNMNTNEVLANIGLELMGHQKGEYQYLNPNDHVNKCQSTNDAYPTGFRIAVYSSLIKLVDAINQLREGFERKAVEFQDILKMGRTQLQDAVPMTLGQEFRAFSILLKEEVKNIQRTAELLLEVNLGATAIGTGLNTPKEYSPLAVKKLAEVTGFPCVPAEDLIEATSDCGAYVMVHGALKRLAVKMSKICNDLRLLSSGPRAGLNEINLPELQAGSSIMPAKVNPVVPEVVNQVCFKVIGNDTTVTMAAEAGQLQLNVMEPVIGQAMFESVHILTNACYNLLEKCVNGITANKEVCEGYVYNSIGIVTYLNPFIGHHNGDIVGKICAETGKSVREVVLERGLLTEAELDDIFSVQNLMHPAYKAKRYTDESEQ; this is translated from the coding sequence ATGTCAAACAACATTCGTATCGAAGAAGATCTGTTGGGTACCAGGGAAGTTCCAGCTGATGCCTACTATGGTGTTCACACTCTGAGAGCGATTGAAAACTTCTATATCAGCAACAGCAAAATCAGCGATATTCCTGAATTTGTTCGCGGTATGGTAATGGTTAAAAAAGCCGCAGCTATGGCAAACAAAGAGCTGCAAACCATTCCTAAAAGTGTAGCGAATGCAATCATTGCCGCATGTGATGAAGTCCTGAATAACGGAAAATGCATGGATCAGTTCCCGGTAGACGTCTACCAGGGCGGCGCAGGTACTTCCGTAAACATGAACACCAACGAAGTGCTGGCCAATATCGGTCTGGAACTGATGGGTCATCAGAAAGGTGAATATCAGTACCTGAACCCGAACGACCATGTTAACAAATGTCAGTCCACTAACGACGCCTACCCGACCGGTTTCCGTATCGCGGTTTACTCTTCCCTGATTAAACTGGTAGATGCGATTAACCAACTGCGCGAAGGCTTTGAACGTAAAGCTGTCGAATTCCAGGACATCCTGAAAATGGGTCGTACCCAGCTGCAGGACGCAGTACCGATGACCCTTGGTCAGGAATTCCGCGCTTTCAGCATTCTGCTGAAAGAAGAAGTGAAAAACATCCAACGTACCGCTGAACTGCTGCTGGAAGTTAACCTCGGCGCAACGGCAATCGGTACAGGCCTGAACACGCCGAAAGAGTACTCTCCGCTGGCAGTGAAAAAACTGGCTGAAGTCACTGGCTTCCCATGCGTTCCGGCTGAAGACCTGATCGAAGCGACCTCTGACTGCGGCGCTTACGTTATGGTTCACGGTGCGCTGAAACGCCTGGCTGTGAAGATGTCCAAAATCTGTAACGACCTGCGCTTGCTCTCTTCTGGCCCACGTGCCGGCCTGAACGAGATCAACCTGCCGGAACTGCAGGCGGGCTCTTCCATCATGCCAGCTAAAGTAAACCCGGTTGTTCCGGAAGTGGTTAACCAGGTATGCTTCAAAGTCATCGGTAACGACACCACTGTTACCATGGCAGCAGAAGCAGGTCAGCTGCAGCTGAACGTTATGGAGCCGGTCATTGGCCAGGCCATGTTTGAATCAGTTCATATTCTGACCAACGCTTGCTACAACCTGCTGGAAAAATGCGTTAACGGCATCACTGCTAACAAAGAAGTGTGCGAAGGTTACGTTTACAACTCTATCGGTATCGTCACTTACCTGAACCCGTTCATCGGCCACCACAACGGTGACATCGTGGGTAAAATCTGTGCCGAAACCGGTAAGAGTGTACGTGAAGTCGTTCTGGAACGCGGTCTGTTGACTGAAGCGGAACTAGACGATATTTTCTCCGTACAGAATCTGATGCACCCGGCTTACAAAGCAAAACGCTATACTGATGAAAGCGAACAGTAA
- the dsbD gene encoding protein-disulfide reductase DsbD has protein sequence MAQRIFTLILLLCSTSVFAGLFDTPGRSQFVPADQAFAFDFQQNQHDLNLTWQIKDGYYLYRKQIRITPEHAKIADVQLPPGVWHDDEFYGKSEIYRKRLTLPVTINQATAGATLTVTYQGCADAGFCYPPETKTVPLSEVVANNAAPQPMSVPQQEQPAAQLPFSALWALLIGIGIAFTPCVLPMYPLISGIVMGGKQRLSTTRALLLTFIYVQGMALTYTALGLVVAAAGLQFQAALQHPYVLIGLAIVFTLLAMSMFGLFTLQLPSSLQTRLTLMSNRQQGGSPGGVFVMGAIAGLICSPCTTAPLSAILLYIAQSGNMWLGGGTLYLYALGMGLPLMLITVFGNRLLPKSGPWMEQVKTAFGFVILALPVFLLERVIGDIWGLRLWSALGVAFFSWAFITSLQAKRGWMRVVQIILLAAALVSVRPLQDWAFGATHTAQTQTHLNFTQIKTVDELNQALVEAKGKPVMLDLYADWCVACKEFEKYTFSDPQVQKALADTVLLQANVTANDAQDVALLKHLNVLGLPTILFFDGQGQEHPQARVTGFMDAETFSAHLRDRQP, from the coding sequence ATGGCTCAACGCATCTTTACGCTGATCCTGCTACTTTGCAGCACTTCCGTTTTTGCCGGATTATTCGACACGCCAGGACGCTCACAATTTGTCCCGGCTGATCAGGCTTTTGCTTTTGATTTTCAGCAAAACCAACATGATCTTAATCTGACCTGGCAGATCAAAGACGGTTATTACCTTTACCGTAAACAGATCCGCATCACGCCTGAACACGCGAAAATTGCCGACGTGCAGTTACCGCCTGGCGTCTGGCATGACGATGAGTTTTACGGCAAAAGCGAGATTTATCGCAAGCGACTGACGCTTCCTGTAACCATCAACCAGGCTACGGCTGGCGCGACATTAACTGTCACTTACCAGGGCTGCGCTGACGCTGGTTTCTGCTATCCGCCAGAAACCAAAACCGTACCGTTAAGCGAAGTGGTTGCCAACAACGCAGCGCCACAGCCGATGTCTGTCCCGCAGCAAGAGCAGCCCGCCGCGCAATTGCCCTTTTCTGCGCTCTGGGCATTGTTGATCGGTATCGGCATCGCCTTCACCCCCTGCGTACTGCCGATGTACCCACTGATTTCCGGCATCGTGATGGGCGGTAAACAGCGGCTCTCCACCACCAGAGCATTGTTGCTGACCTTTATTTATGTGCAAGGGATGGCGCTGACCTACACGGCGCTGGGTCTGGTGGTTGCCGCCGCAGGGTTACAGTTCCAGGCGGCGCTACAGCATCCTTACGTGCTTATTGGCCTCGCCATCGTCTTTACCTTGCTGGCGATGTCGATGTTTGGCTTGTTTACCCTGCAACTCCCCTCTTCACTGCAAACGCGCCTCACGCTGATGAGCAATCGCCAACAGGGTGGCTCGCCCGGCGGTGTGTTTGTTATGGGGGCGATTGCCGGTTTGATCTGCTCACCATGCACCACCGCGCCGCTTAGCGCGATTCTGCTATATATCGCCCAAAGCGGAAACATGTGGCTGGGCGGCGGCACACTTTATCTCTATGCGCTGGGCATGGGTCTACCGCTGATGTTAATTACCGTCTTTGGCAACCGTCTGCTGCCGAAAAGCGGTCCGTGGATGGAACAGGTCAAAACCGCGTTTGGTTTTGTGATCCTCGCACTGCCGGTCTTCCTGCTTGAGCGAGTGATTGGCGATATATGGGGATTACGCTTGTGGTCGGCGCTTGGCGTCGCATTCTTTAGCTGGGCCTTTATCACCAGCCTACAGGCCAAACGCGGCTGGATGCGCGTGGTGCAAATAATCCTGCTTGCAGCGGCATTGGTTAGCGTGCGCCCACTTCAGGATTGGGCATTTGGTGCGACGCATACCGCGCAAACTCAGACGCATCTCAACTTTACACAAATCAAAACGGTAGATGAGTTAAATCAGGCGCTCGTTGAAGCCAAAGGCAAACCGGTGATGTTAGATCTTTATGCCGACTGGTGCGTCGCCTGTAAAGAGTTTGAGAAATACACCTTCAGCGACCCGCAGGTGCAAAAAGCGTTAGCAGACACGGTCTTACTTCAGGCCAACGTCACTGCTAACGACGCACAAGATGTGGCGCTGTTAAAGCATCTTAATGTCCTTGGCCTACCGACAATTCTCTTTTTTGACGGACAAGGCCAGGAGCATCCACAAGCACGCGTCACGGGCTTTATGGATGCTGAAACCTTCAGCGCACATTTGCGCGATCGCCAACCGTGA
- the yjeH gene encoding L-methionine/branched-chain amino acid transporter, translated as MSGLKQELGLAQGIGLLSTSLLGTGVFAVPALAALVAGNNSLWAWPVLIILVFPIAIVFAILGRHYPSAGGVAHFVGMAFGSRLERVTGWLFLSVIPVGLPAALQIAAGFGQAMFGWHSWQLLLAELGTLALVWYIGTRGASSSANLQTVIAGLIVALIVAIWWAGDIKPANIPFPAPGDIELTGLFAALSVMFWCFVGLEAFAHLASEFKNPERDFPRALMIGLLLAGLVYWGCTVVVLHFDAYGEQMAAAASLPKIVVQLFGVGALWIACVIGYLACFASLNIYIQSFARLVWSQAQHNPDHYLARLSSRHIPNNALNAVLGCCVVSTLVIHALEINLDALIIYANGIFIMIYLLCMLAGCKLLQGRYRVLAVTGGLLCVLLLAMVGWKSLYALIMLAGLWLFLPKRKTPENGITT; from the coding sequence ATGAGTGGACTCAAACAAGAATTGGGGCTGGCCCAGGGTATCGGCCTGCTATCGACGTCATTATTAGGCACTGGCGTGTTTGCCGTTCCTGCGTTAGCTGCACTGGTAGCGGGCAATAACAGCCTCTGGGCGTGGCCTGTTTTGATTATCTTAGTGTTCCCGATTGCAATTGTGTTTGCGATTCTGGGTCGCCACTATCCCAGCGCGGGCGGTGTTGCGCACTTCGTCGGTATGGCGTTCGGCTCGCGGCTTGAGAGAGTCACCGGCTGGCTGTTTTTATCAGTCATTCCCGTAGGTTTGCCCGCCGCGCTACAAATTGCCGCCGGATTCGGCCAGGCGATGTTTGGCTGGCATAGCTGGCAACTGTTGTTGGCAGAACTCGGTACGCTGGCGCTGGTGTGGTATATCGGTACTCGCGGTGCCAGTTCCAGTGCTAATCTACAAACGGTCATTGCCGGGCTTATCGTCGCACTGATTGTCGCCATCTGGTGGGCGGGCGATATCAAACCTGCGAACATCCCCTTCCCTGCGCCAGGTGATATCGAACTTACCGGGTTATTTGCTGCGTTATCGGTGATGTTCTGGTGCTTTGTCGGTCTGGAGGCATTTGCCCATCTTGCCTCGGAATTTAAAAATCCAGAGCGTGATTTTCCTCGTGCTTTGATGATTGGTCTGCTGCTGGCAGGATTAGTCTACTGGGGCTGTACGGTAGTCGTCTTACACTTCGACGCCTATGGTGAACAAATGGCGGCGGCAGCATCGCTTCCCAAAATTGTAGTGCAGTTGTTCGGTGTAGGAGCGTTATGGATTGCCTGCGTAATTGGCTATCTGGCCTGCTTTGCCAGCCTCAACATTTATATACAGAGCTTCGCCCGCCTGGTCTGGTCGCAGGCGCAACATAATCCTGACCACTACCTGGCACGCCTCTCTTCTCGCCATATCCCGAATAATGCCCTCAATGCCGTGCTCGGCTGTTGCGTGGTGAGTACGTTGGTGATTCATGCTTTAGAGATCAATCTGGACGCACTCATTATTTATGCCAACGGCATCTTTATTATGATTTACCTATTGTGCATGTTGGCAGGCTGTAAATTATTACAAGGACGTTATCGCGTACTGGCGGTGACTGGCGGGCTGTTATGCGTTCTGTTATTGGCAATGGTCGGCTGGAAAAGTCTCTATGCGCTAATCATGCTGGCGGGGTTATGGCTGTTTCTGCCAAAACGAAAAACGCCGGAAAATGGCATAACCACATAA
- a CDS encoding co-chaperone GroES, translating to MNIRPLHDRVIVKRKEVETKSAGGIVLTGSAAAKSTRGEVLAVGNGRILENGEVKPLDVKVGDIVIFNDGYGVKSEKIDNEEVLIMSESDILAIVEA from the coding sequence ATGAATATTCGTCCATTGCATGATCGCGTGATCGTCAAGCGTAAAGAAGTTGAAACTAAATCTGCTGGCGGCATCGTTCTGACCGGCTCTGCAGCGGCTAAATCTACCCGTGGCGAAGTGCTGGCTGTCGGCAATGGCCGTATCCTTGAAAATGGCGAAGTGAAGCCGCTGGACGTGAAAGTTGGCGACATCGTTATTTTCAACGATGGCTACGGTGTGAAATCTGAGAAGATCGACAATGAAGAAGTGTTGATCATGTCCGAAAGCGACATTCTGGCAATTGTTGAAGCGTAA
- a CDS encoding FxsA family protein, with protein MRWLPFIAIFLYVYIEISIFIQVAHVLGVLLTLVLVIFTSVIGMSLVRNQGFKNFVLMQQKMAAGENPAAEMIKSVSLIIAGLLLLLPGFFTDFLGLLLLLPPVQKHLTVKLMPHLRFSRMPGGGFSAGTGGGNTFDGEYQRKDDDRDRLDHKDDRQD; from the coding sequence TTGCGCTGGTTACCTTTTATTGCCATTTTCCTTTATGTCTATATTGAGATTTCAATTTTTATTCAGGTTGCCCATGTCCTGGGGGTATTGCTGACCCTCGTACTGGTTATATTCACGTCGGTTATCGGTATGTCACTGGTACGTAATCAGGGCTTTAAGAATTTTGTGCTGATGCAACAAAAAATGGCGGCGGGTGAAAACCCTGCGGCGGAGATGATTAAAAGTGTTTCGCTGATCATTGCCGGTTTGCTGCTTTTATTACCGGGCTTTTTCACCGATTTCCTCGGTCTTCTTCTTTTATTACCGCCGGTGCAAAAGCATCTGACAGTGAAGCTGATGCCGCATTTGCGTTTCTCCCGGATGCCGGGCGGCGGTTTTAGCGCCGGAACCGGTGGCGGTAATACTTTTGATGGTGAGTATCAGCGAAAAGATGATGACCGCGACCGCCTTGATCATAAAGACGATCGCCAGGATTAA
- a CDS encoding transcriptional regulator gives MQREDVLGEALKLLELQGIANTTLEMVAERVDYPLDELRRFWPDKEAILYDALRYLSQQIDVWRRQLMLDETLTAEQKLLARYQALSECVKNNRYPGCLFIAACTFYPDPDHPIHQLADQQKSAAYDFTHELLTTLEVDDPAMVAKQMELVLEGCLSRMLVNRSQADVDTAHRLAEDILRFARCRQGGALT, from the coding sequence GTGCAACGTGAAGATGTACTGGGAGAAGCCCTGAAATTATTAGAATTACAAGGGATTGCCAACACCACGCTGGAGATGGTTGCTGAACGTGTGGATTATCCGCTGGATGAGCTAAGGCGATTCTGGCCGGACAAAGAGGCAATCCTCTACGACGCGCTGCGCTATCTTAGCCAACAGATAGATGTCTGGCGTCGTCAGTTGATGCTGGACGAAACGCTAACCGCCGAACAAAAGCTGCTGGCGCGTTATCAGGCGTTATCAGAGTGCGTTAAAAACAACCGCTATCCGGGCTGTCTGTTTATCGCTGCCTGTACGTTTTATCCTGATCCTGACCACCCTATTCATCAACTGGCCGATCAGCAAAAAAGCGCGGCCTACGATTTCACCCACGAACTATTAACCACGCTGGAAGTTGACGATCCTGCGATGGTGGCAAAGCAGATGGAACTGGTGCTGGAAGGCTGTTTAAGCCGAATGCTGGTGAATCGTAGCCAGGCGGATGTCGATACCGCACACCGGCTGGCGGAAGATATTCTGCGCTTCGCCCGCTGCCGCCAGGGTGGCGCACTGACCTGA
- a CDS encoding DUF4156 domain-containing protein, whose protein sequence is MHVKYLAGIVGAALLMAGCSSSNELSAAGQSVRIVDEQPGAECQLIGTATGKQSNWLSGQHGEEGGSMRGAANDLRNQAAAMGGNVIYGISSPSQGMLSSFVPTDSQIIGQVYKCPN, encoded by the coding sequence ATGCACGTAAAATACTTAGCAGGGATTGTCGGTGCCGCGCTACTGATGGCGGGTTGTAGCTCCAGTAACGAATTGAGTGCTGCCGGTCAGAGTGTGCGCATTGTTGACGAGCAACCAGGTGCAGAGTGCCAACTGATTGGTACTGCGACAGGTAAGCAAAGTAACTGGCTTTCCGGGCAACACGGTGAAGAAGGCGGTTCTATGCGCGGCGCAGCAAACGATCTGCGCAACCAGGCGGCTGCAATGGGCGGTAACGTGATTTATGGCATCAGCAGCCCGTCGCAGGGAATGTTGTCCAGTTTTGTCCCGACGGATAGCCAGATTATCGGTCAGGTTTATAAGTGCCCGAACTGA
- the groL gene encoding chaperonin GroEL (60 kDa chaperone family; promotes refolding of misfolded polypeptides especially under stressful conditions; forms two stacked rings of heptamers to form a barrel-shaped 14mer; ends can be capped by GroES; misfolded proteins enter the barrel where they are refolded when GroES binds) produces the protein MAAKDVKFGNDARVKMLRGVNVLADAVKVTLGPKGRNVVLDKSFGAPTITKDGVSVAREIELEDKFENMGAQMVKEVASKANDAAGDGTTTATVLAQAIITEGLKAVAAGMNPMDLKRGIDKAVTAAVEELKTLSVPCSDSKAIAQVGTISANSDETVGKLIAEAMDKVGKEGVITVEDGTGLQDELDVVEGMQFDRGYLSPYFINKPETGAVELESPFILLADKKISNIREMLPVLEAVAKAGKPLLIIAEDVEGEALATLVVNTMRGIVKVAAVKAPGFGDRRKAMLQDIATLTGGTVISEEIGMELEKATLEDLGQAKRVVINKDTTTIIDGVGEEAAIQGRVAQIRQQIEEATSDYDREKLQERVAKLAGGVAVIKVGAATEVEMKEKKARVEDALHATRAAVEEGVVAGGGVALIRVASKLADLRGQNEDQNVGIKVALRAMEAPLRQIVLNCGEEPSVVANTVKGGDGNYGYNAATEEYGNMIDMGILDPTKVTRSALQYAASVAGLMITTECMVTDLPKNDAADLGAAGGMGGMGGMGGMM, from the coding sequence ATGGCAGCTAAAGACGTAAAATTCGGTAACGACGCTCGTGTGAAAATGCTGCGCGGCGTAAACGTACTGGCAGATGCAGTGAAAGTTACCCTCGGTCCGAAAGGCCGTAACGTAGTTCTGGATAAATCTTTCGGTGCACCGACCATCACCAAAGATGGTGTTTCCGTTGCTCGTGAAATCGAACTGGAAGACAAGTTCGAAAACATGGGTGCGCAGATGGTGAAAGAAGTTGCCTCCAAAGCGAACGACGCTGCAGGCGACGGCACCACCACCGCAACCGTACTGGCTCAGGCTATCATCACTGAAGGTCTGAAAGCTGTTGCTGCGGGCATGAACCCGATGGATCTGAAACGTGGTATCGACAAAGCCGTTACCGCTGCAGTTGAAGAACTGAAAACGCTGTCCGTACCGTGCTCTGACTCTAAAGCTATTGCTCAGGTTGGTACTATCTCCGCTAACTCCGACGAAACTGTAGGTAAACTGATCGCTGAAGCGATGGACAAAGTCGGTAAAGAAGGCGTTATCACCGTTGAAGATGGTACTGGTCTGCAGGACGAACTGGACGTGGTTGAAGGTATGCAGTTCGACCGTGGCTACCTGTCTCCTTACTTCATCAACAAGCCGGAAACTGGCGCAGTAGAACTGGAAAGCCCGTTCATCCTGCTGGCTGACAAGAAAATCTCCAACATCCGCGAAATGCTGCCAGTTCTGGAAGCTGTTGCAAAAGCAGGCAAACCGCTGCTGATCATCGCTGAAGATGTTGAAGGTGAAGCACTGGCAACTCTGGTTGTTAACACCATGCGCGGCATCGTGAAAGTCGCTGCGGTTAAAGCACCGGGCTTCGGCGATCGTCGTAAAGCAATGCTGCAGGATATCGCAACCCTGACCGGCGGTACTGTAATCTCTGAAGAGATCGGTATGGAGCTGGAAAAAGCGACCCTGGAAGACCTGGGTCAGGCTAAACGTGTTGTTATTAACAAAGACACCACCACCATCATTGATGGCGTGGGTGAAGAAGCTGCAATCCAGGGCCGTGTTGCTCAGATCCGTCAGCAGATTGAAGAAGCAACTTCTGATTACGACCGTGAAAAACTGCAGGAGCGCGTAGCGAAACTGGCAGGCGGCGTTGCAGTTATCAAAGTAGGTGCTGCTACCGAAGTTGAAATGAAAGAGAAAAAAGCACGCGTTGAAGACGCCCTGCACGCGACCCGTGCTGCGGTAGAAGAAGGTGTGGTTGCTGGTGGCGGCGTTGCGCTGATCCGCGTAGCGTCTAAACTGGCTGACCTGCGTGGTCAGAACGAAGACCAGAACGTGGGTATCAAAGTTGCACTGCGTGCAATGGAAGCTCCGCTGCGTCAGATCGTCCTGAACTGCGGTGAAGAACCGTCTGTTGTTGCTAACACCGTTAAAGGTGGCGACGGCAACTACGGTTACAACGCAGCAACCGAAGAATACGGCAACATGATCGACATGGGTATCCTGGATCCAACCAAAGTTACCCGTTCTGCTCTGCAGTACGCAGCTTCTGTGGCTGGCCTGATGATCACCACCGAGTGCATGGTTACCGACCTGCCGAAAAACGATGCAGCTGACTTAGGCGCTGCTGGCGGTATGGGCGGTATGGGTGGCATGGGCGGCATGATGTAA
- the dcuA gene encoding anaerobic C4-dicarboxylate transporter DcuA: protein MLVVELIIVLLAIFLGARLGGIGIGFAGGLGVLVLAAIGVKPGNIPFDVISIIMAVIAAISAMQVAGGLDYLVHQTEKLLRRNPKYITILAPIVTYFLTIFAGTGNISLATLPVIAEVAKEQGVKPCRPLSTAVVSAQIAITASPISAAVVYMSSVMEGHGISYLHLLSVVIPSTLLAVLVMSFLVTMLFNSKLSDDPIYRKRLEEGLVELRGEKQIEIKSGAKTSVWLFLLGVVGVVIYAIINSPSMGLVEKPLMNTTNAILIIMLSVATLTTVICKVDTDNILNSSTFKAGMSACICILGVAWLGDTFVSNNIDWIKDTAGEVIQGHPWLLAVIFFFASALLYSQAATAKALMPMALALNVSPLTAVASFAAVSGLFILPTYPTLVAAVQMDDTGTTRIGKFVFNHPFFIPGTLGVALAVCFGFVLGSFML from the coding sequence ATGCTAGTTGTAGAACTCATCATAGTTTTGCTGGCGATCTTCTTGGGCGCCAGACTGGGGGGAATAGGTATTGGTTTTGCAGGCGGATTGGGGGTGCTGGTTCTTGCCGCTATTGGCGTCAAACCTGGTAACATCCCGTTCGATGTCATTTCCATTATCATGGCGGTTATCGCCGCTATTTCTGCCATGCAGGTTGCTGGCGGTCTGGACTATCTGGTTCATCAGACAGAAAAGCTGCTGCGCCGTAACCCGAAATACATCACGATCCTCGCTCCGATCGTGACTTATTTCCTGACAATTTTTGCGGGTACTGGCAACATCTCTCTGGCAACGCTGCCAGTTATCGCTGAAGTTGCGAAGGAACAAGGCGTTAAACCTTGCCGTCCGCTGTCTACTGCGGTGGTTTCCGCGCAGATTGCGATCACCGCATCGCCAATCTCAGCGGCAGTCGTTTACATGTCTTCCGTAATGGAAGGTCATGGCATCAGCTACCTTCATCTGCTCTCTGTGGTCATCCCGTCCACCCTGCTGGCGGTTCTGGTGATGTCCTTCCTGGTCACTATGCTGTTCAACTCCAAACTGTCTGACGATCCGATTTATCGCAAGCGTCTGGAAGAAGGTCTGGTTGAACTGCGCGGTGAAAAGCAGATTGAAATCAAATCCGGTGCAAAAACTTCCGTCTGGCTGTTCCTGCTGGGCGTAGTTGGCGTGGTTATCTATGCAATCATCAACAGCCCGAGCATGGGCCTGGTTGAGAAACCGCTGATGAACACCACTAACGCAATCCTGATCATCATGCTCAGCGTTGCAACCCTGACTACCGTTATCTGTAAAGTTGATACCGACAACATCCTCAACTCCAGCACCTTCAAAGCAGGTATGAGCGCCTGTATTTGTATCCTGGGCGTTGCATGGCTGGGCGATACTTTCGTTTCCAACAACATCGACTGGATCAAAGATACCGCTGGTGAAGTGATTCAGGGTCATCCGTGGCTGCTGGCTGTCATCTTCTTCTTTGCTTCTGCTCTGCTGTACTCTCAGGCTGCAACCGCAAAAGCACTGATGCCGATGGCTCTGGCGCTGAACGTTTCTCCGCTGACCGCAGTTGCTTCTTTTGCTGCGGTGTCTGGTCTGTTCATTCTGCCGACCTACCCGACGCTGGTTGCTGCGGTACAGATGGATGACACGGGTACAACCCGTATCGGTAAATTCGTCTTCAACCATCCGTTCTTCATCCCAGGTACTCTGGGTGTTGCCCTGGCCGTTTGCTTCGGCTTCGTGCTTGGTAGCTTCATGCTGTAA
- the cutA gene encoding divalent cation tolerance protein CutA encodes MLDDKSSNTASVVVLCTAPDEATAQDLAAKVLAEKLAACATLIPGATSLYYWEGKLEQEYEVQMILKTDNAHQQALLECLKSHHPYQTPELLVLPVIHGDTDYLSWLNASLR; translated from the coding sequence ATGCTTGATGATAAAAGTTCGAATACCGCGTCTGTCGTGGTGCTGTGTACCGCACCGGATGAAGCGACAGCCCAGGATTTAGCCGCCAAAGTGCTGGCAGAAAAACTGGCGGCCTGTGCAACCCTGATCCCTGGCGCAACCTCACTCTATTACTGGGAAGGTAAGCTGGAACAGGAATATGAAGTACAGATGATCTTAAAAACCGACAACGCTCACCAGCAAGCTCTGCTGGAATGCCTGAAGTCTCATCATCCGTATCAAACCCCGGAGCTTCTGGTTTTACCTGTTATACACGGAGACACAGATTACCTCTCATGGCTCAACGCATCTTTACGCTGA